A portion of the Sulfuricurvum kujiense DSM 16994 genome contains these proteins:
- a CDS encoding carbon-nitrogen hydrolase family protein → MRAAILQLPSIGMGSNKLESYARVAQQKGVKLILLGEYLLNPFFKELIQMPLNMISEQSAHQIETLKALAAKYELTFVAPIVTVKKKECTKMIAKINGRSVTYYPQQFLINYPHWNEEKFFNNPVEAVKPPMIFACEGLKFAVMSGFETHFDPLWQAVDTKMVDVVLVPSASTFESHNRWRELIKTRAFTHNCYILRANRVGEYCDEKHAWKFYGDSMVVSPDGEVEADLGNTEELLIVDLDRKTLTESRKGWGFKEALRKRI, encoded by the coding sequence ATGCGTGCTGCCATACTGCAACTTCCTTCTATCGGAATGGGGAGCAACAAACTTGAAAGTTATGCCCGTGTCGCTCAGCAAAAAGGGGTAAAACTGATTTTATTGGGAGAATATCTTCTAAACCCTTTTTTCAAAGAGCTGATTCAGATGCCTTTGAATATGATTTCCGAACAAAGTGCCCATCAAATTGAAACGCTTAAAGCGTTAGCCGCAAAATACGAGCTTACGTTTGTCGCACCGATTGTAACGGTAAAGAAAAAAGAGTGTACGAAGATGATCGCGAAAATAAACGGCCGAAGCGTTACCTATTATCCGCAGCAATTTTTGATTAATTATCCTCACTGGAATGAGGAGAAGTTTTTTAACAATCCGGTAGAAGCGGTAAAACCTCCGATGATTTTTGCGTGCGAGGGGCTAAAATTTGCCGTAATGAGCGGTTTTGAGACCCATTTTGACCCCTTGTGGCAGGCGGTGGATACAAAGATGGTCGATGTCGTTTTGGTTCCGAGCGCTTCGACGTTTGAATCCCACAACCGTTGGCGTGAACTCATCAAAACGAGAGCGTTTACCCATAACTGCTACATCCTTCGCGCTAATCGGGTCGGTGAGTATTGTGATGAAAAACACGCGTGGAAATTTTACGGCGATTCCATGGTTGTCTCTCCTGATGGAGAGGTCGAAGCGGACCTGGGGAATACCGAAGAGCTTTTAATTGTGGATTTGGATCGAAAAACTCTTACCGAATCGCGGAAAGGTTGGGGATTCAAAGAGGCGTTGCGCAAACGAATTTAG
- a CDS encoding sensor histidine kinase, whose amino-acid sequence MRKLIFLAVFFALTLHSSLLTLKKDVISPANDAISYVEDVSGKIDFEHIKSQQFTPYLKERSVNFGFTKSVFWFKIDLRNLSATDETRWWVKIDYPLLEYIDIYLITPDGTLIKHEKMGTSQPFSLRDIGSHYFISNLPLKNIPDSTLYLRVKTQSSMQLPLSIFSSETLMEELEQNNFFVGIYYGIFFIVLLYNIVLYIYTRDRNYMRYILFLLSFILWQLSFDGLGIKYIWGDTLWFIEHGSSMFIALTSFFALYFSRHFLNTPLYAPKVDNLIVLMMLISFLMVAASLYFSYSIVIPFNAALASVLPLLLLIAGLSVMRHEYRAARFYVAGWSSFLIATIIFTLNKFDLIPSFYGINNVQQVGSAIEMIFLSLALADRVYLLQREYIEKLNRLNVTLREKVECALNEARLKDRLFVQQSRLAAMGEMIEQIAHQWRQPLNTLALINQDMYVKHKLGKCDVQCFEEAHESIDTHLQYLSKTIDDFRNFYKTDKSKSLEDVGILAAEALKLSDVFLKYAKIKTRLDISTTRQVNIAKNEMIQVLMNLIKNAHDAIVEKKISDGKITIRVEDEAETGIRISVEDNAGGIASDIIGNIFDIYFTTKDAEHGSGLGLHMSKYIIEESFGGKIWVENITNGARFIIVLPLDESKTTVIGSD is encoded by the coding sequence GTGCGAAAACTAATTTTTCTTGCCGTTTTTTTTGCGTTAACGCTTCACTCATCTCTGTTAACGCTGAAAAAAGATGTTATCTCTCCCGCTAATGATGCGATTTCTTACGTGGAAGATGTTTCAGGTAAGATAGACTTTGAGCACATAAAATCTCAACAATTTACCCCCTATCTGAAAGAACGGAGCGTTAATTTCGGATTTACAAAATCGGTTTTTTGGTTTAAGATCGATCTTCGTAACCTTTCGGCTACAGATGAAACCCGGTGGTGGGTAAAAATCGATTATCCTCTCTTGGAATATATCGATATCTATTTGATTACGCCGGACGGGACGCTGATCAAACATGAAAAAATGGGGACATCCCAACCGTTTTCTTTGCGCGATATCGGATCGCACTACTTTATTTCGAACCTTCCTCTTAAAAATATTCCTGATTCGACATTGTACCTGCGGGTAAAAACCCAAAGTTCGATGCAGCTTCCACTCTCCATTTTTTCTTCGGAAACACTGATGGAAGAGTTGGAGCAAAACAATTTTTTTGTGGGGATATATTACGGGATTTTCTTTATTGTATTGCTCTACAACATCGTATTGTATATTTATACCCGCGACCGCAATTACATGCGCTATATTCTGTTTTTGCTCTCTTTTATCTTATGGCAGCTCTCTTTTGACGGATTGGGAATTAAATACATTTGGGGCGATACTCTGTGGTTCATTGAACACGGATCGAGCATGTTTATCGCATTAACGTCGTTTTTCGCTCTCTATTTCAGCCGCCATTTTTTAAATACACCGTTGTATGCTCCGAAAGTGGACAATCTGATTGTTCTAATGATGCTTATCAGTTTTTTGATGGTGGCGGCCTCGTTATATTTCTCTTACAGCATAGTGATTCCGTTTAATGCGGCGCTCGCTTCGGTTTTGCCGCTGTTGCTGCTTATCGCAGGTCTCAGCGTCATGCGGCATGAATACAGAGCCGCACGTTTTTATGTAGCCGGCTGGAGCTCATTTTTGATCGCTACTATTATTTTCACATTAAATAAATTCGATCTTATCCCGAGCTTTTACGGAATCAATAACGTGCAGCAGGTCGGATCGGCCATCGAGATGATTTTTCTCTCTCTGGCACTGGCCGATAGGGTCTATCTGCTACAGCGCGAATACATTGAAAAATTAAATCGGCTAAACGTTACGTTGAGGGAGAAAGTAGAGTGTGCATTGAACGAAGCGCGTCTTAAAGACCGTCTATTCGTCCAGCAGTCCAGACTCGCGGCGATGGGGGAGATGATTGAACAGATCGCTCACCAGTGGCGCCAGCCGCTCAATACGCTGGCATTGATCAATCAGGATATGTATGTAAAGCATAAGCTCGGAAAATGCGATGTACAATGTTTTGAGGAAGCGCATGAAAGTATTGATACGCACTTGCAGTACCTTTCCAAAACGATTGACGATTTCCGTAATTTTTACAAAACCGATAAATCAAAATCACTCGAAGATGTAGGAATTTTGGCTGCGGAAGCATTGAAGCTCAGTGACGTCTTTCTCAAATACGCGAAAATCAAGACCCGTCTTGATATTTCCACGACCCGTCAGGTGAATATTGCAAAAAATGAGATGATACAGGTTTTGATGAATCTGATTAAAAATGCGCATGATGCGATTGTAGAGAAAAAGATCAGTGACGGGAAAATAACTATCCGTGTTGAAGATGAAGCAGAAACCGGGATCAGAATAAGTGTTGAGGACAACGCCGGAGGGATTGCATCCGACATAATCGGCAATATTTTTGATATCTACTTTACGACAAAAGATGCCGAGCACGGCAGCGGGCTTGGACTTCATATGTCCAAATACATCATTGAAGAGAGTTTCGGAGGAAAAATCTGGGTTGAAAATATCACTAACGGTGCGCGATTTATTATCGTACTCCCGCTGGATGAGAGTAAAACCACAGTAATCGGCTCAGATTAA
- a CDS encoding HesA/MoeB/ThiF family protein, with translation MMNYFHRQVQLWGEETQKSLQSKRIAVIGSGGLGTSLAFALGASGIGEIHMIDFDTVSLHNIHRQIAFRMGDEGKFKADVTAQLIEQRCPYVKAYSHVCRFGEFAEKNIEVDLIIDATDNLPSRGEINSYAKSKGLPWVYGSVEAFNGQVCFFEEASFNELFKITQKTPEGIAAPIVMHIASLQANLALRYLAGLSVKKDKLYYLFFNGEGELVTQKFALPKSEG, from the coding sequence ATGATGAACTATTTTCACCGTCAGGTACAGTTATGGGGCGAAGAAACGCAAAAATCCCTGCAATCAAAGAGAATAGCCGTTATCGGAAGTGGAGGGCTTGGAACGTCCTTAGCGTTCGCTCTGGGTGCATCCGGGATCGGTGAAATCCATATGATCGATTTTGATACGGTAAGTCTGCATAATATTCACCGACAAATCGCTTTTAGAATGGGCGATGAGGGGAAATTTAAAGCCGACGTTACGGCACAGTTGATTGAGCAGCGCTGTCCGTATGTAAAAGCATATTCTCATGTATGCCGATTTGGAGAGTTTGCCGAAAAGAATATTGAGGTTGATCTGATAATCGATGCCACCGATAATCTCCCTTCCCGCGGAGAAATAAATTCCTACGCCAAGTCTAAAGGGTTACCGTGGGTATACGGATCGGTGGAGGCCTTTAACGGACAAGTATGCTTTTTTGAAGAGGCATCGTTTAACGAACTGTTTAAAATCACCCAAAAAACACCTGAGGGGATTGCCGCGCCGATCGTTATGCACATCGCTTCGTTGCAAGCCAATTTAGCGCTCCGCTATCTTGCAGGGCTCAGTGTGAAAAAAGACAAACTCTATTATCTTTTTTTCAATGGTGAAGGGGAATTGGTAACGCAAAAATTTGCGTTACCTAAATCTGAAGGTTAA
- a CDS encoding c-type cytochrome produces the protein MKIFIPVLCSLLLIGCSESTPKQASESNGSQEISTPLAEENSSAAAPAELNETVAAPSAAAAPAAVENASVDANALFSQKCASCHGAKAEKSALNKSQIIATLSEQQIADALKGYQNGTYGREMKALMQGQAKGLNDAQIDALAKYISAL, from the coding sequence ATGAAAATCTTTATTCCCGTTCTGTGTTCCCTACTGCTAATCGGATGCAGTGAATCTACTCCAAAACAAGCATCAGAGTCCAATGGATCTCAGGAAATTTCAACGCCTCTTGCTGAAGAAAACAGTTCAGCGGCTGCCCCTGCCGAGCTGAATGAAACGGTTGCGGCTCCGAGTGCGGCGGCGGCCCCTGCAGCTGTTGAAAATGCTTCCGTGGACGCTAATGCACTGTTTTCTCAAAAATGTGCTTCATGTCACGGTGCAAAAGCTGAAAAATCGGCTTTGAATAAATCCCAAATCATCGCAACACTCAGTGAGCAGCAGATTGCAGATGCACTCAAAGGGTACCAAAACGGTACATACGGACGAGAAATGAAAGCGCTCATGCAAGGACAAGCCAAAGGGCTAAACGATGCTCAAATCGACGCCTTGGCCAAATATATCTCCGCCCTTTAA
- a CDS encoding efflux transporter outer membrane subunit — protein MNNISLSLILSGLLAGCAIGPDYVRPDLAVPETFIHSDSNRSAVQAVDIQWWKTFNDTALTQAIEEALTTNYDVQSSQASVDALLGQFDQAKSYLYPQINATGSMNRKSVDNASNGGYQLREGITSTYAGSLSLASYEIDLFGKVRRANEAARATLLSGEYASQTMKLSIASSVAASYFKLASLQRQIDLARQNVALNNELVTLNELKYKHGVIAEAVLLQSVSERESAKATLSQLEASKTSEESTFNILLGRNPAPVQASPIDTITIPTIPDALPSSVLSRRPDIAMAEQNLIAANAKIGVARAAYFPSIKLTGMLGVQSIELSNFVSDPARIWEIAPSVSIPLFSAGLIAGQIKTAEADRNKSIAQYKKSIVSAFNDTDNAIAQRARVQEQTTYQSARTAAIEKALTQSKLRYQVGSISYSDMLLVQQQWIQASQQLIIAKQNALVASVSLYKALGGGWSEELTPPLPDYLPSGR, from the coding sequence ATGAATAATATTTCACTCTCGCTCATCCTCTCAGGGCTTCTTGCAGGGTGTGCTATCGGTCCTGATTACGTCCGGCCCGATCTGGCTGTACCTGAAACGTTTATCCACAGCGATTCTAACCGATCCGCCGTACAGGCTGTTGATATACAATGGTGGAAAACTTTCAACGATACCGCTCTGACGCAGGCGATAGAGGAAGCGCTCACAACCAATTATGATGTCCAATCTTCCCAAGCCTCCGTCGATGCTCTGTTAGGGCAATTCGATCAGGCAAAATCGTATCTCTATCCTCAGATCAATGCGACCGGATCAATGAATCGTAAATCGGTAGATAACGCCTCTAACGGAGGGTATCAACTGCGTGAAGGAATCACCTCAACCTATGCCGGTTCTTTATCGCTGGCAAGTTATGAGATTGACCTGTTCGGAAAAGTACGCCGTGCTAACGAAGCGGCACGGGCAACCCTCTTATCCGGCGAATATGCTTCTCAAACGATGAAACTCTCGATTGCATCCAGTGTTGCCGCTTCGTATTTTAAACTCGCATCTCTTCAGCGTCAAATCGATTTGGCTCGTCAGAACGTAGCCCTCAATAATGAGCTGGTCACCCTTAACGAGCTTAAATACAAACACGGTGTTATTGCTGAAGCGGTTTTACTGCAATCGGTATCCGAGCGGGAGAGTGCCAAAGCGACTCTATCACAGCTGGAAGCGTCCAAAACTTCCGAAGAATCGACATTTAACATCTTGTTGGGGCGCAATCCTGCCCCGGTTCAGGCTTCGCCGATCGATACGATTACTATTCCGACAATCCCTGATGCGCTCCCCTCAAGCGTGCTTAGCAGACGCCCCGATATCGCAATGGCGGAGCAGAATCTGATCGCGGCCAATGCCAAAATCGGCGTTGCCCGCGCCGCCTATTTTCCGAGTATCAAGCTCACAGGAATGTTAGGAGTACAAAGTATAGAACTGAGCAATTTCGTCTCTGATCCGGCACGAATATGGGAGATTGCACCGTCTGTCAGTATTCCTCTCTTTTCGGCAGGCCTAATAGCAGGACAAATTAAAACAGCGGAAGCCGATCGGAACAAAAGTATCGCACAATACAAAAAATCAATTGTAAGCGCTTTCAATGATACCGACAACGCCATCGCCCAGCGCGCTAGAGTACAAGAGCAGACAACCTATCAAAGTGCACGCACTGCAGCCATCGAAAAAGCACTCACGCAAAGCAAACTCCGTTATCAAGTAGGAAGTATCAGCTACAGCGATATGCTCCTCGTACAACAGCAATGGATCCAGGCATCACAGCAGCTGATCATAGCCAAACAAAATGCGCTTGTCGCTTCCGTATCTCTTTATAAAGCATTAGGGGGAGGATGGAGCGAAGAGCTGACTCCTCCTCTTCCCGATTATCTCCCCTCCGGACGATAA
- a CDS encoding efflux RND transporter permease subunit: MFSKFFINRPIFSAVIAMIIMLLGFVAIKTLPISQLPNLTPPTVVVTAQYPGADAQTIANNILTPLESQISGADGLMYMSSKAAALPGSATITCTFNIGVNQDMAAVDVQNRINSVLAQLPQTTRDLGVTVQKKTSDILLIVAITSPDGSYDATGISNYISANLLDEVKKIPGAGRSQIFGQRDYAMRVWLNPDKMASLGVSASEIAAAIKDQNLQVSPGRLGQAPTNDEQMWTMQLTSKGRFSTPEEFQNIIVRAKNDGSMIRLRDVARVELGSQNYEFFGRVNGKPAAMIGIFADVNANALDTSAAVAAKMEKLSKKFPKGITYDIPYDTTDFVKISIEEVVFTLLASIVLVSMVIYLFLQSSRAAMIPILSIPISLTGAFIGMYLLGYSINTLTLFGLVLAIGIVVDDAIVVIENMERILQHEKLSPREAAIKAMAQISGPVVAIVLVMCAVFIPATFLGGMTGQLYKQFAATIAISVVFSGFMALTFAPAIGALILKHHDKEPARFFRWFNRAFGNMTESYVRRSGFMIRKSLIFLVIYLSTYFFIGFFHKTLPSAFLPMEDQGYFITSINLPEGATANRTLEVVKQVEAILAQQEGIYKYTAITGLNVLTFSQEPNSAVIFTRLKPWSERTTKELAVFGILNSLGPKFASIKEAKVFGMPPPPIRGMGPSDMFSLRLLQPGDNDYNKLAEATNAFVADLRQEPSIKNPMTTMNMNTPTLSIEVNREKAKMMGLSISDVFQTLQATIGAMYVNQFDKNGKTYWVQMQADSPYRATPEDIGRAWVRSSSGQLVPLSSVVTAKMSSAPSSIEHFNGVLCTTVMGSPAPGYSSGDLIKILEEKGDTVLPNSVSYDWEGLYLQEKLVGSKALMIMAFALMMVYLILAALYERWTLPISIMLAVPYGIMGAYAVVWLIPFLNNNVFFQIGLLTLIALSAKNAILVVEFAEEQRLMGKSIYDSAMEAARLRYRPMMMTSFAFLAGMLPLIFSSGAGAAGRFSIGVAMFGGMLAATFIERYFIPFLYYWVSTIKEKIAPDKGVSHE, translated from the coding sequence ATGTTTAGTAAATTCTTTATCAATCGCCCTATCTTTTCAGCAGTCATCGCCATGATAATCATGCTGCTCGGATTTGTGGCGATCAAGACCCTTCCGATTTCGCAGTTGCCGAATCTCACTCCCCCTACGGTTGTCGTTACGGCACAATATCCGGGAGCCGATGCACAAACGATCGCAAACAATATTCTGACTCCTCTGGAATCACAGATCTCGGGGGCGGACGGATTGATGTACATGTCGTCCAAAGCGGCGGCACTGCCGGGAAGCGCGACAATCACCTGTACCTTCAATATCGGCGTTAACCAGGACATGGCGGCGGTCGATGTTCAAAACCGTATTAACTCGGTTCTGGCTCAGCTTCCCCAAACTACCCGTGATCTGGGTGTAACCGTACAAAAGAAAACGTCCGATATCTTGCTGATCGTCGCTATCACCTCTCCCGATGGAAGCTATGATGCGACCGGGATCAGTAACTATATCTCCGCCAATCTTCTTGACGAAGTCAAAAAAATCCCCGGTGCCGGAAGAAGCCAGATATTCGGCCAACGCGATTATGCGATGCGTGTCTGGCTCAACCCTGATAAAATGGCATCACTCGGGGTAAGCGCCTCTGAAATTGCCGCGGCAATCAAAGATCAAAATCTCCAAGTATCACCCGGCCGTTTAGGGCAGGCTCCCACAAACGATGAGCAGATGTGGACGATGCAGCTGACATCCAAAGGGCGGTTCTCAACGCCTGAAGAGTTCCAAAACATCATTGTCAGAGCAAAAAATGACGGCTCAATGATCCGTCTGCGCGACGTTGCCCGTGTCGAACTCGGCAGCCAGAACTACGAATTTTTCGGACGGGTAAACGGCAAACCGGCCGCAATGATAGGGATTTTCGCCGACGTCAATGCCAATGCGCTCGATACTTCCGCCGCGGTCGCCGCGAAAATGGAAAAACTATCCAAAAAATTCCCGAAAGGGATTACCTACGATATCCCGTACGATACGACCGATTTCGTCAAAATCTCAATCGAAGAGGTCGTATTTACCCTTCTGGCATCCATCGTACTTGTCAGTATGGTCATTTACCTCTTTTTGCAAAGTTCCCGTGCGGCAATGATTCCGATCCTATCGATCCCGATCTCGCTTACGGGTGCCTTTATCGGAATGTATCTGTTGGGGTATTCGATCAACACCCTCACCCTTTTCGGTCTGGTACTTGCCATCGGTATCGTCGTAGATGATGCCATCGTCGTTATCGAGAATATGGAGCGGATACTTCAGCATGAAAAACTCTCACCGCGTGAAGCGGCGATCAAAGCGATGGCTCAGATTTCAGGTCCCGTCGTCGCGATCGTCCTTGTTATGTGTGCCGTCTTTATTCCGGCAACGTTTTTAGGGGGAATGACGGGGCAGCTCTATAAACAATTTGCCGCCACTATCGCCATTTCCGTCGTTTTCTCAGGATTTATGGCGCTTACGTTTGCTCCGGCAATCGGTGCGTTGATCCTCAAACACCATGACAAAGAACCGGCACGTTTTTTCCGCTGGTTTAACCGGGCATTCGGGAATATGACCGAAAGCTACGTCCGCCGATCGGGCTTTATGATCCGAAAGTCACTGATTTTCCTGGTTATCTATTTATCAACTTACTTTTTCATCGGTTTTTTCCATAAAACACTCCCGAGTGCATTCTTGCCGATGGAAGATCAGGGGTATTTTATTACGAGTATCAACCTCCCTGAGGGTGCGACGGCAAACCGAACACTGGAGGTCGTCAAACAGGTTGAAGCGATTTTGGCTCAGCAGGAGGGTATTTACAAATATACGGCAATCACAGGGCTTAATGTCCTCACCTTCTCCCAAGAGCCAAACTCCGCCGTTATTTTCACACGGCTCAAACCGTGGTCTGAGCGTACCACCAAAGAATTGGCGGTATTCGGTATCCTAAACTCGCTCGGACCGAAATTCGCCTCTATCAAAGAGGCTAAAGTTTTCGGGATGCCGCCTCCACCGATTCGCGGTATGGGGCCTTCGGATATGTTCAGCCTTCGCCTCTTGCAGCCGGGGGATAATGATTACAACAAACTCGCCGAAGCGACCAACGCTTTCGTCGCCGATTTACGTCAAGAGCCGAGCATTAAAAACCCGATGACGACGATGAATATGAATACGCCGACCCTTTCAATCGAGGTAAATCGCGAAAAAGCTAAAATGATGGGGCTCTCCATCAGCGACGTGTTCCAAACGCTCCAAGCGACGATCGGAGCGATGTACGTCAATCAGTTTGATAAGAACGGTAAAACCTACTGGGTACAGATGCAAGCCGATTCCCCGTACCGCGCAACGCCGGAAGATATCGGACGGGCATGGGTTCGCTCTTCCAGCGGACAACTCGTCCCTCTTTCATCGGTGGTTACCGCCAAAATGTCGAGTGCCCCTTCCTCGATCGAACACTTTAACGGGGTTCTCTGTACAACCGTCATGGGCTCACCCGCTCCGGGATACAGTTCAGGCGATCTGATCAAAATTTTGGAAGAAAAAGGGGATACCGTACTGCCCAATTCGGTCAGTTACGATTGGGAGGGGCTGTATCTTCAGGAGAAACTCGTCGGTTCCAAAGCGCTTATGATTATGGCATTTGCTTTAATGATGGTGTATCTCATCCTTGCGGCATTGTATGAGCGCTGGACACTGCCTATCTCGATTATGCTTGCCGTACCGTATGGGATTATGGGGGCATATGCGGTAGTATGGCTCATTCCGTTTCTTAATAACAACGTCTTCTTCCAAATCGGATTGCTGACGTTGATCGCCCTTTCGGCCAAAAATGCGATCCTGGTCGTCGAATTCGCCGAAGAGCAGCGACTAATGGGCAAAAGCATCTACGATTCGGCAATGGAAGCGGCACGTCTGCGTTACCGTCCGATGATGATGACCTCTTTTGCCTTTTTGGCAGGGATGCTGCCGCTTATTTTCAGCTCGGGAGCGGGAGCGGCAGGACGTTTCTCAATAGGGGTGGCGATGTTCGGCGGGATGTTGGCGGCTACCTTTATCGAACGGTATTTCATTCCGTTCCTTTACTACTGGGTTTCAACGATAAAAGAAAAAATTGCCCCGGACAAAGGAGTTTCTCATGAATAA
- a CDS encoding efflux RND transporter periplasmic adaptor subunit, with translation MNRLTTLSLSAALILVFGGCERPKAAGMEKPPEGPVPVTASEVKTGNFPALLQATGQTQAFNTVQVFARVNGYLQKRSYTEGSAVKQGETLFVIDPSDLKNSLNNAKAAYDLASANYTNAKAVLNRIKPLAEANAASQQDLDTATANERNTAAALSAAKASLEQAKLNLSYTTVTAPISGFVDKSKIDVGTYVAAGANGLLTTVYQTDPMYVNFTFSENEKLARQNAIASGRLVPPKDGKYEIELTLSDGTTLSRKGSINFIAPFVDSTTGNITYRAVIDNSDRKLLPGQFVQVKVKGMEWRNALYVPQKTLLTGPQGKFVYAIEANNTVSAKPVVPGEWVGENILIESGVNAGDKIAADALPKLKPGAEIIPNTK, from the coding sequence ATGAATCGTCTCACCACCCTCTCCCTCTCAGCCGCATTGATCTTAGTGTTCGGCGGATGTGAACGTCCCAAAGCCGCAGGAATGGAAAAACCGCCTGAAGGTCCTGTGCCCGTGACAGCTTCCGAAGTCAAAACGGGTAATTTCCCTGCCCTCTTGCAGGCGACAGGACAAACACAGGCATTTAATACCGTACAGGTATTTGCCCGGGTCAACGGATATCTGCAAAAACGCTCTTACACCGAGGGCTCAGCCGTAAAACAAGGGGAGACGTTATTCGTTATCGATCCGAGCGATCTGAAAAATTCTCTTAACAATGCCAAAGCGGCCTATGATCTCGCTTCCGCGAACTATACCAATGCCAAAGCGGTCCTCAATCGTATCAAACCGCTTGCAGAAGCCAATGCCGCAAGTCAGCAGGATCTCGATACCGCAACCGCCAATGAACGCAATACGGCTGCGGCACTATCGGCTGCAAAAGCCTCATTGGAACAGGCGAAACTGAACCTCAGCTATACCACCGTTACCGCTCCGATCAGCGGCTTTGTCGACAAATCCAAAATCGATGTCGGTACCTACGTTGCCGCCGGAGCGAACGGGCTGCTCACAACCGTCTATCAGACCGATCCGATGTACGTCAATTTTACATTTAGCGAAAATGAAAAGCTTGCCCGTCAAAATGCAATTGCATCCGGGCGCCTTGTTCCGCCGAAAGACGGTAAATACGAAATCGAGCTTACCCTTAGTGACGGAACGACATTGTCACGAAAAGGTTCTATTAACTTTATTGCACCGTTTGTCGATTCGACAACCGGAAACATCACCTATCGCGCCGTAATCGATAACAGCGACCGCAAACTGCTCCCCGGACAGTTTGTTCAGGTCAAAGTCAAAGGGATGGAGTGGAGAAATGCCCTCTATGTTCCCCAAAAAACACTTCTTACAGGTCCGCAAGGAAAATTTGTCTATGCCATCGAAGCAAACAATACCGTTAGCGCAAAACCGGTTGTACCGGGAGAATGGGTAGGGGAAAACATCCTGATCGAAAGCGGAGTCAATGCCGGAGACAAAATCGCCGCAGACGCTCTTCCTAAACTCAAACCGGGAGCGGAAATCATTCCGAATACGAAATAA
- a CDS encoding MarR family winged helix-turn-helix transcriptional regulator, with the protein MNRCECPTHESLGCLSNHAAFAARNYLTRQLALHGIDMTIEQFKVMVVLWKEGSSTQQNIADFVGKDKTSVTRLIAGLEKRSLIQRATACQDKRCNHVTLTRQGIALEQPTMKVLEEATRYLHEGIDPDDLAIALRVLKQMCLTLNYTPKESE; encoded by the coding sequence ATGAATCGATGCGAATGCCCGACCCATGAATCATTAGGTTGTTTAAGCAACCATGCCGCTTTCGCCGCACGTAACTATCTGACACGGCAACTCGCCCTTCACGGTATCGATATGACGATTGAGCAGTTTAAAGTGATGGTGGTTTTGTGGAAAGAAGGAAGTTCTACCCAGCAAAATATTGCCGATTTCGTCGGCAAAGACAAAACCAGCGTTACCCGGCTGATCGCCGGATTAGAAAAACGCTCTCTGATCCAAAGGGCAACCGCGTGTCAGGACAAACGGTGCAATCATGTCACCCTTACCCGTCAGGGAATCGCGCTTGAACAGCCGACCATGAAAGTGTTGGAAGAAGCTACCCGATACCTCCATGAGGGGATCGATCCTGACGATCTGGCTATAGCCCTGCGCGTATTAAAACAAATGTGCCTTACCCTAAACTACACCCCAAAGGAATCCGAATGA